A window from Solanum stenotomum isolate F172 chromosome 5, ASM1918654v1, whole genome shotgun sequence encodes these proteins:
- the LOC125865341 gene encoding uncharacterized protein LOC125865341, with protein sequence MPCFNLSTNVNLDGVDTSDFFSEATKAVASIIGKPENFVMVVLKGSVDISFGGNKEPAAFAEIVSMGGINSDVKKKLIATLGGICQNRFSIPKTRFFLKVYDTTMATKFSKL encoded by the exons atGCCTTGCTTTAATCTTTCAACAAACGTTAATCTTGATGGAGTTGACACTTCTGATTTCTTCTCTGAAGCTACCAAAGCTGTTGCTTCTATCATCGGAAAACCCGAAAAC TTCGTGATGGTTGTACTGAAAGGATCAGTAGACATATCATTTGGAGGTAACAAAGAGCCAGCTGCATTTGCTGAGATTGTATCCATGGGTGGCATTAACTCAGATGTCAAGAAAAAACTCATAGCAACACTGGGCGGCATATGCCAGAACAGATTCTCCATTCCCAAAACTCGATTCTTTCTCAAGGTCTACGATACCACAATGGCAACCAAATTCTCCAAACTCTAA